In one Gadus morhua chromosome 7, gadMor3.0, whole genome shotgun sequence genomic region, the following are encoded:
- the LOC115547025 gene encoding tubulin alpha-1C chain isoform X3, producing MRECISVHVGQAGCQIGNACWELYCLEHGIQPDGQMPSDKTIGGGDDSFNTFFSETGAGKHVPRAVFVDLEPTVIDEVRTGTYRQLFHPEQLITGKEDAANNYARGHYTIGKEIIDLVLDRTRKLADQCTGLQGFLIFHSFGGGTGSGFTSLLMERLSVDYGKKSKLEFAIYPAPQVSTAVVEPYNSILTTHTTLEHSDCAFMVDNEAIYDICRRNLDIERPTYTNLNRLIGQIVSSITASLRFDGALNVDLTEFQTNLVPYPRIHFPLATYAPVISAEKAYHEQLSVAEITNACFEPANQMVKCDPRHGKYMACCLLYRGDVVPKDVNSAIATIKTKRTIQFVDWCPTGFKVGINYQPPTVVPGGDLAKVQRAVCMLSNTTAIAEAWARLDHKFDLMYAKRAFVHWYVGEGMEEGEFSEAREDMAALEKDYEEVGTDSVNEEDEGEEY from the exons CGTGAGTGCATCTCCGTCCACGTAGGCCAGGCCGGCTGCCAAATCGGCAATGCCTGCTGGGAGCTGTACTGCCTGGAGCACGGCATCCAGCCTGACGGACAGATGCCCTCCGACAAGACCATCGGAGGGGGGGATGACTCCTTCAACACATTCTTCAGCGAGACGGGGGCGGGGAAGCACGTCCCCCGGGCGGTGTTCGTGGACCTGGAGCCCACCGTCATCG ATGAGGTTCGTACCGGAACATACCGGCAGCTGTTCCACCCCGAGCAGCTGATCACAGGGAAGGAAGACGCAGCCAATAACTACGCCCGCGGCCACTATACCATCGGCAAGGAGATCATCGACCTCGTGCTGGACAGAACTCGCAAGCTG GCGGACCAGTGCACTGGACTCCAGGGCTTCCTCATCTTCCACTCCTTCGGTGGAGGAACGGGCTCCGGTTTCACCTCTCTGCTGATGGAGCGTCTCTCCGTTGACTACGGGAAGAAGTCCAAGCTGGAGTTCGCCATTTACCCCGCGCCCCAGGTGTCCACCGCCGTGGTGGAGCCCTACAACTCCATCCTGACCACCCACACCACCCTGGAGCACTCGGACTGCGCCTTCATGGTAGACAATGAGGCCATCTACGACATCTGCCGCAGGAACCTGGACATCGAGCGCCCTACCTACACCAACCTCAACAGGCTGATCGGTCAGATCGTCTCCTCAATCACCGCCTCCCTGCGCTTCGACGGTGCCTTGAACGTCGACCTGACAGAGTTCCAGACCAACTTGGTGCCCTACCCCCGTATCCACTTCCCCCTGGCCACCTACGCCCCCGTCATCTCCGCCGAGAAGGCCTACCACGAGCAGCTGTCGGTAGCAGAGATCACCAACGCCTGCTTTGAGCCGGCCAACCAGATGGTGAAGTGCGACCCTCGCCACGGCAAGTACATGGCGTGCTGCCTACTGTACCGCGGAGACGTGGTGCCCAAAGACGTCAACTCCGCCATCGCCACCATCAAGACCAAGCGCACCATCCAGTTTGTGGACTGGTGCCCCACCGGCTTCAAGGTGGGAATCAACTACCAGCCCCCCACCGTGGTGCCGGGAGGAGATCTGGCCAAGGTGCAGAGGGCCGTGTGCATGCTGAGCAACACCACCGCCATCGCCGAGGCCTGGGCGCGCCTGGACCACAAGTTTGACCTGATGTACGCCAAGAGGGCCTTTGTCCACTGGTACGTCGGGGAGGgcatggaggagggagagttcTCCGAGGCCAGGGAGGACATGGCCGCCCTGGAGAAGGATTACGAAGAG
- the LOC115547025 gene encoding tubulin alpha-1A chain isoform X2: MRECISVHVGQAGCQIGNACWELYCLEHGIQPDGQMPSDKTIGGGDDSFNTFFSETGAGKHVPRAVFVDLEPTVIDEVRTGTYRQLFHPEQLITGKEDAANNYARGHYTIGKEIIDLVLDRTRKLADQCTGLQGFLIFHSFGGGTGSGFTSLLMERLSVDYGKKSKLEFAIYPAPQVSTAVVEPYNSILTTHTTLEHSDCAFMVDNEAIYDICRRNLDIERPTYTNLNRLIGQIVSSITASLRFDGALNVDLTEFQTNLVPYPRIHFPLATYAPVISAEKAYHEQLSVAEITNACFEPANQMVKCDPRHGKYMACCLLYRGDVVPKDVNSAIATIKTKRTIQFVDWCPTGFKVGINYQPPTVVPGGDLAKVQRAVCMLSNTTAIAEAWARLDHKFDLMYAKRAFVHWYVGEGMEEGEFSEAREDMAALEKDYEEVGTDTVGDEGEEEGEEY; the protein is encoded by the exons CGTGAGTGCATCTCCGTCCACGTAGGCCAGGCCGGCTGCCAAATCGGCAATGCCTGCTGGGAGCTGTACTGCCTGGAGCACGGCATCCAGCCTGACGGACAGATGCCCTCCGACAAGACCATCGGAGGGGGGGATGACTCCTTCAACACATTCTTCAGCGAGACGGGGGCGGGGAAGCACGTCCCCCGGGCGGTGTTCGTGGACCTGGAGCCCACCGTCATCG ATGAGGTTCGTACCGGAACATACCGGCAGCTGTTCCACCCCGAGCAGCTGATCACAGGGAAGGAAGACGCAGCCAATAACTACGCCCGCGGCCACTATACCATCGGCAAGGAGATCATCGACCTCGTGCTGGACAGAACTCGCAAGCTG GCGGACCAGTGCACTGGACTCCAGGGCTTCCTCATCTTCCACTCCTTCGGTGGAGGAACGGGCTCCGGTTTCACCTCTCTGCTGATGGAGCGTCTCTCCGTTGACTACGGGAAGAAGTCCAAGCTGGAGTTCGCCATTTACCCCGCGCCCCAGGTGTCCACCGCCGTGGTGGAGCCCTACAACTCCATCCTGACCACCCACACCACCCTGGAGCACTCGGACTGCGCCTTCATGGTAGACAATGAGGCCATCTACGACATCTGCCGCAGGAACCTGGACATCGAGCGCCCTACCTACACCAACCTCAACAGGCTGATCGGTCAGATCGTCTCCTCAATCACCGCCTCCCTGCGCTTCGACGGTGCCTTGAACGTCGACCTGACAGAGTTCCAGACCAACTTGGTGCCCTACCCCCGTATCCACTTCCCCCTGGCCACCTACGCCCCCGTCATCTCCGCCGAGAAGGCCTACCACGAGCAGCTGTCGGTAGCAGAGATCACCAACGCCTGCTTTGAGCCGGCCAACCAGATGGTGAAGTGCGACCCTCGCCACGGCAAGTACATGGCGTGCTGCCTACTGTACCGCGGAGACGTGGTGCCCAAAGACGTCAACTCCGCCATCGCCACCATCAAGACCAAGCGCACCATCCAGTTTGTGGACTGGTGCCCCACCGGCTTCAAGGTGGGAATCAACTACCAGCCCCCCACCGTGGTGCCGGGAGGAGATCTGGCCAAGGTGCAGAGGGCCGTGTGCATGCTGAGCAACACCACCGCCATCGCCGAGGCCTGGGCGCGCCTGGACCACAAGTTTGACCTGATGTACGCCAAGAGGGCCTTTGTCCACTGGTACGTCGGGGAGGgcatggaggagggagagttcTCCGAGGCCAGGGAGGACATGGCCGCCCTGGAGAAGGATTACGAAGAGGTGGGCACCGATACTGTTGGCgatgaaggagaagaagaaggggaagaatATTGA